From a region of the Panicum virgatum strain AP13 chromosome 2K, P.virgatum_v5, whole genome shotgun sequence genome:
- the LOC120694910 gene encoding uncharacterized protein LOC120694910 isoform X3 encodes MKRFFFFGSSTANAAEENGTPSNDSRTKHQNTLEAGDEGKPSSGSCSTSLPSFRSRRQKRNKEEPGNPKQLRRSMSFSSPATNSCLDERCFSFSGDVPCSLYDESDTSQHPRDVVPNMWSPERNPVLREYAIKIPKEHSAMENDSPCSRCPCSAGHSPVSSPVALRCRPARVSNLLNKNEVLDRYIDRVHEDATVNDKQKKYASATAMVSNLGRPPRPQSIVPSIPKPTKDTTESYLDVDLKDACLPQIAQEDTGDTCKITVMCNVGRNQLTMSDAFEGESATSVEDIYEDLKDARPPSVICPSTSPSSDFASGEEETDDRLLQRAKEVESRFIVPCGGEYEFSMLRDKRMSSNDMFQLIQQLAEDRKQLAHELSSQIKARVAERFSAKEQYKQSKKELDTRTRRLEKEKNEIQTTLEREMDRRSHDWSVRFSRFQSEEERLHERVRELAEQNVSFQREVTFLEANKAEASTKAASLEMQNSKLNGDLEKLRMEHEKLHNSSVDLNARFAEVVEERDHIWEYLKDKEGENKALHKVIARLQTICNEQERTITGLRQGCAAELDKKSVECASDKTRKLQMELIRLTGVEQKLRGENRSCHLEVESLRQETIALLNRMQGAGNGATFCSIRLDQELQARVDSLQIQGLSLLDKISQLCTKLLDLIKRKKLENESFSGNDVLTVSDYTFEYQSIKGGIENLKRSLNTINSVLNEKLNVQEQSGEIAAGSSPSREQTVSYFWMILNSS; translated from the exons ATGAAAAGATTCTTTTTCTTTGGGTCCTCCACTGCAAATGCGGCTGAGGAAAATGGGACACCGAGCAATGATAGCAGGACCAAGCATCAAAATACACTGGAGGCAGGAGATGAGGGCAAGCCAAGTTCTGGTTCCTGCAGCACAAGCTTGCCAAGCTTCAGAAGCCGTCGTCAAAAGCGGAATAAGGAGGAACCAGGCAATCCGAAGCAGCTCAGGAGGTCCATGTCATTCTCATCCCCGGCCACAAACAGTTGCTTGGACGAACGATGCTTTAGCTTCTCTGGTGATGTTCCATGCTCATTGTATGATGAATCCGATACATCTCAGCATCCCAGAGATGTCGT TCCCAACATGTGGTCACCAGAAAGAAATCCAGTATTAAGAGAATATGCAATAAAGATCCCGAAAGAACATTCTGCCATGGAAAATGATTCTCCATGTTCAAGATGTCCATGCTCAGCAGGGCACTCTCCTGTTAGCTCTCCCGTTGCTCTCCGATGCAGGCCAGCAAGAGTAAGCAATTTATTAAACAAGAATGAAGTACTAGATCGATACATTGATAGAGTGCATGAAGAtgcaacagtaaatgataaacAGAAGAAGTACGCCTCTGCCACAGCTATGGTTTCTAATTTGGGAAGGCCACCTCGACCCCAATCAATAGTACCATCTATACCAAAGCCAACGAAAGATACTACAGAGAGCTACCTGGATGTGGACCTAAAAGATGCCTGCCTTCCGCAAATTGCTCAAGAGGATACAGGGGATACCTGTAAGATTACAGTTATGTGCAATGTAGGTAGAAATCAGTTAACCATGTCAGATGCTTTTGAGGGAGAAAGTGCTACTTCTGTTGAAGATATTTATGAAGATTTGAAAGATGCGAGACCTCCAAGTGTTATTTGTCCCTCAACTTCTCCTAGTTCAG ATTTTGCATCAGGGGAGGAAGAAACTGATGACAGGTTGCTTCAAAGAGCTAAAGAAGTTGAGTCAAGGTTTATTGTTCCCTGTGGAGGAGAATATGAATTCAGCATGCTCAGAGATAAGCGAATGAGCTCAAATGACATGTTTCAATTGATCCAGCAATTGGCAGAAGATAGGAAACAGTTAGCACATGAACTGTCTTCACAGATCAAGGCACGTGTTGCGGAAAGATTTTCTGCCAAAGAGCAATAcaagcaatcaaagaaagagttAGATACCAGAACTAGGAGGCTGGAGAAGGAAAAGAATGAAATACAAACTACACTTGAGAGAGAGATGGACAGAAGGTCACATGATTGGTCTGTCAGATTTTCAAGATTTCAATCTGAAGAAGAGAGGCTACATGAACGGGTGAGAGAACTTGCAGAGCAAAATGTCTCATTTCAGAGAGAAGTCACTTTTCTAGAAGCAAATAAGGCTGAAGCTTCAACTAAAGCTGCAAGTTTGGAAATGCAAAACAGCAAACTAAATGGTGATCTAGAGAAACTCAGAATGGAGCATGAGAAGCTCCATAATTCCTCAGTAGATTTGAATGCTCGTTTTGCTGAGGTCGTGGAGGAAAGGGACCACATCTGGGAATACCTCAAGGACAAGGAGGGAGAGAACAAAGCATTGCACAAAGTGATTGCAAGACTACAAACAATATGCAATGAACAGGAAAGGACAATTACGGGCCTGAGACAAGGATGTGCAGCTGAATTAGATAAGAAATCTGTTGAGTGCGCCAGTGATAAAACAAGGAAATTGCAAATGGAACTTATTAGACTAACAGGTGTGGAGCAAAAGTTGAGAGGCGAAAATCGATCTTGTCATCTTGAAGTAGAGTCCCTCAGACAAGAGACTATTGCACTCCTAAATCGTATGCAAGGTGCCGGAAATGGAGCAACCTTCTGCTCAATTCGCCTTGACCAAGAGCTTCAGGCTAGAGTGGACAGCTTACAGATACAAGGCTTGTCATTGCTTGATAAGATTAGCCAACTTTGCACCAAATTGTTGGATTTGATCAAACGCAAGAAACTTGAAAATGAATCTTTCAGTGGCAATGATGTGTTAACAGTCAGCGATTACACCTTTGAGTACCAGAGCATCAAAGGAGGAATTGAAAATCTGAAGCGAAGTTTGAACACAATCAATTCTGTACTAAATGAAAAGCTAAATGTACAAGAACAATCTGGTGAGATTGCAGCTGGAAGTAGTCCTTCCAGGGAGCAAACAGTGAGTTACTTCTG GATGATTTTGAACTCAAGCTGA
- the LOC120694910 gene encoding rho-associated protein kinase let-502-like isoform X1, with the protein MKRFFFFGSSTANAAEENGTPSNDSRTKHQNTLEAGDEGKPSSGSCSTSLPSFRSRRQKRNKEEPGNPKQLRRSMSFSSPATNSCLDERCFSFSGDVPCSLYDESDTSQHPRDVVPNMWSPERNPVLREYAIKIPKEHSAMENDSPCSRCPCSAGHSPVSSPVALRCRPARVSNLLNKNEVLDRYIDRVHEDATVNDKQKKYASATAMVSNLGRPPRPQSIVPSIPKPTKDTTESYLDVDLKDACLPQIAQEDTGDTCKITVMCNVGRNQLTMSDAFEGESATSVEDIYEDLKDARPPSVICPSTSPSSDFASGEEETDDRLLQRAKEVESRFIVPCGGEYEFSMLRDKRMSSNDMFQLIQQLAEDRKQLAHELSSQIKARVAERFSAKEQYKQSKKELDTRTRRLEKEKNEIQTTLEREMDRRSHDWSVRFSRFQSEEERLHERVRELAEQNVSFQREVTFLEANKAEASTKAASLEMQNSKLNGDLEKLRMEHEKLHNSSVDLNARFAEVVEERDHIWEYLKDKEGENKALHKVIARLQTICNEQERTITGLRQGCAAELDKKSVECASDKTRKLQMELIRLTGVEQKLRGENRSCHLEVESLRQETIALLNRMQGAGNGATFCSIRLDQELQARVDSLQIQGLSLLDKISQLCTKLLDLIKRKKLENESFSGNDVLTVSDYTFEYQSIKGGIENLKRSLNTINSVLNEKLNVQEQSGEIAAGSSPSREQTDDFELKLKEEAMLSRVLKEAVLSKELDIERLEADLASSLRIQDVLRNEIQRVQDKLSCITHKAKQLELQVSKKDQVMNEIQQDFQESAKELAALRGTLKTVTEERDLSWQEAKQLRRSISIMQNEVVSLKKKIEALDEDILVKEGQITILQDSIDKPFDIICSPRSMREFDME; encoded by the exons ATGAAAAGATTCTTTTTCTTTGGGTCCTCCACTGCAAATGCGGCTGAGGAAAATGGGACACCGAGCAATGATAGCAGGACCAAGCATCAAAATACACTGGAGGCAGGAGATGAGGGCAAGCCAAGTTCTGGTTCCTGCAGCACAAGCTTGCCAAGCTTCAGAAGCCGTCGTCAAAAGCGGAATAAGGAGGAACCAGGCAATCCGAAGCAGCTCAGGAGGTCCATGTCATTCTCATCCCCGGCCACAAACAGTTGCTTGGACGAACGATGCTTTAGCTTCTCTGGTGATGTTCCATGCTCATTGTATGATGAATCCGATACATCTCAGCATCCCAGAGATGTCGT TCCCAACATGTGGTCACCAGAAAGAAATCCAGTATTAAGAGAATATGCAATAAAGATCCCGAAAGAACATTCTGCCATGGAAAATGATTCTCCATGTTCAAGATGTCCATGCTCAGCAGGGCACTCTCCTGTTAGCTCTCCCGTTGCTCTCCGATGCAGGCCAGCAAGAGTAAGCAATTTATTAAACAAGAATGAAGTACTAGATCGATACATTGATAGAGTGCATGAAGAtgcaacagtaaatgataaacAGAAGAAGTACGCCTCTGCCACAGCTATGGTTTCTAATTTGGGAAGGCCACCTCGACCCCAATCAATAGTACCATCTATACCAAAGCCAACGAAAGATACTACAGAGAGCTACCTGGATGTGGACCTAAAAGATGCCTGCCTTCCGCAAATTGCTCAAGAGGATACAGGGGATACCTGTAAGATTACAGTTATGTGCAATGTAGGTAGAAATCAGTTAACCATGTCAGATGCTTTTGAGGGAGAAAGTGCTACTTCTGTTGAAGATATTTATGAAGATTTGAAAGATGCGAGACCTCCAAGTGTTATTTGTCCCTCAACTTCTCCTAGTTCAG ATTTTGCATCAGGGGAGGAAGAAACTGATGACAGGTTGCTTCAAAGAGCTAAAGAAGTTGAGTCAAGGTTTATTGTTCCCTGTGGAGGAGAATATGAATTCAGCATGCTCAGAGATAAGCGAATGAGCTCAAATGACATGTTTCAATTGATCCAGCAATTGGCAGAAGATAGGAAACAGTTAGCACATGAACTGTCTTCACAGATCAAGGCACGTGTTGCGGAAAGATTTTCTGCCAAAGAGCAATAcaagcaatcaaagaaagagttAGATACCAGAACTAGGAGGCTGGAGAAGGAAAAGAATGAAATACAAACTACACTTGAGAGAGAGATGGACAGAAGGTCACATGATTGGTCTGTCAGATTTTCAAGATTTCAATCTGAAGAAGAGAGGCTACATGAACGGGTGAGAGAACTTGCAGAGCAAAATGTCTCATTTCAGAGAGAAGTCACTTTTCTAGAAGCAAATAAGGCTGAAGCTTCAACTAAAGCTGCAAGTTTGGAAATGCAAAACAGCAAACTAAATGGTGATCTAGAGAAACTCAGAATGGAGCATGAGAAGCTCCATAATTCCTCAGTAGATTTGAATGCTCGTTTTGCTGAGGTCGTGGAGGAAAGGGACCACATCTGGGAATACCTCAAGGACAAGGAGGGAGAGAACAAAGCATTGCACAAAGTGATTGCAAGACTACAAACAATATGCAATGAACAGGAAAGGACAATTACGGGCCTGAGACAAGGATGTGCAGCTGAATTAGATAAGAAATCTGTTGAGTGCGCCAGTGATAAAACAAGGAAATTGCAAATGGAACTTATTAGACTAACAGGTGTGGAGCAAAAGTTGAGAGGCGAAAATCGATCTTGTCATCTTGAAGTAGAGTCCCTCAGACAAGAGACTATTGCACTCCTAAATCGTATGCAAGGTGCCGGAAATGGAGCAACCTTCTGCTCAATTCGCCTTGACCAAGAGCTTCAGGCTAGAGTGGACAGCTTACAGATACAAGGCTTGTCATTGCTTGATAAGATTAGCCAACTTTGCACCAAATTGTTGGATTTGATCAAACGCAAGAAACTTGAAAATGAATCTTTCAGTGGCAATGATGTGTTAACAGTCAGCGATTACACCTTTGAGTACCAGAGCATCAAAGGAGGAATTGAAAATCTGAAGCGAAGTTTGAACACAATCAATTCTGTACTAAATGAAAAGCTAAATGTACAAGAACAATCTGGTGAGATTGCAGCTGGAAGTAGTCCTTCCAGGGAGCAAACA GATGATTTTGAACTCAAGCTGAAAGAAGAGGCTATGCTGAGCAGAGTACTAAAGGAGGCAGTCTTGTCAAAGGAGCTTGACATTGAACGATTGGAAGCGGATCTAGCATCTTCACTTCGTATCCAAGATGTTTTGAGAaacgagatccagagagttcAGGACAAACTTTCTTGCATCACCCACAAGGCTAAGCAGCTAGAGCTTCAG GTATCCAAGAAGGATCAAGTGATGAATGAGATTCAACAAGATTTCCAAGAATCTGCAAAGGAGCTTGCTGCTCTCCGCGGGACACTAAAAACAGTGACCGAGGAGAGGGACCTGTCGTGGCAGGAAGCAAAGCAGCTGAGAAGAAGCATCAGCATCATGCAGAATGAGGTGGTgtcactgaagaagaagatcgaAGCCCTAGACGAAGACATACTTGTCAAGGAGGGGCAGATCACAATACTGCAGGATAGCATCGACAAGCCATTCGACATCATCTGCAGCCCCAGGTCGATGAGGGAGTTTGACATGGAGTGA
- the LOC120694910 gene encoding putative ciliary rootlet coiled-coil protein 2 isoform X2 — MKRFFFFGSSTANAAEENGTPSNDSRTKHQNTLEAGDEGKPSSGSCSTSLPSFRSRRQKRNKEEPGNPKQLRRSMSFSSPATNSCLDERCFSFSGDVPCSLYDESDTSQHPRDVVPNMWSPERNPVLREYAIKIPKEHSAMENDSPCSRCPCSAGHSPVSSPVALRCRPARVSNLLNKNEVLDRYIDRVHEDATVNDKQKKYASATAMVSNLGRPPRPQSIVPSIPKPTKDTTESYLDVDLKDACLPQIAQEDTGDTCKITVMCNVGRNQLTMSDAFEGESATSVEDIYEDLKDARPPSVICPSTSPSSGEEETDDRLLQRAKEVESRFIVPCGGEYEFSMLRDKRMSSNDMFQLIQQLAEDRKQLAHELSSQIKARVAERFSAKEQYKQSKKELDTRTRRLEKEKNEIQTTLEREMDRRSHDWSVRFSRFQSEEERLHERVRELAEQNVSFQREVTFLEANKAEASTKAASLEMQNSKLNGDLEKLRMEHEKLHNSSVDLNARFAEVVEERDHIWEYLKDKEGENKALHKVIARLQTICNEQERTITGLRQGCAAELDKKSVECASDKTRKLQMELIRLTGVEQKLRGENRSCHLEVESLRQETIALLNRMQGAGNGATFCSIRLDQELQARVDSLQIQGLSLLDKISQLCTKLLDLIKRKKLENESFSGNDVLTVSDYTFEYQSIKGGIENLKRSLNTINSVLNEKLNVQEQSGEIAAGSSPSREQTDDFELKLKEEAMLSRVLKEAVLSKELDIERLEADLASSLRIQDVLRNEIQRVQDKLSCITHKAKQLELQVSKKDQVMNEIQQDFQESAKELAALRGTLKTVTEERDLSWQEAKQLRRSISIMQNEVVSLKKKIEALDEDILVKEGQITILQDSIDKPFDIICSPRSMREFDME, encoded by the exons ATGAAAAGATTCTTTTTCTTTGGGTCCTCCACTGCAAATGCGGCTGAGGAAAATGGGACACCGAGCAATGATAGCAGGACCAAGCATCAAAATACACTGGAGGCAGGAGATGAGGGCAAGCCAAGTTCTGGTTCCTGCAGCACAAGCTTGCCAAGCTTCAGAAGCCGTCGTCAAAAGCGGAATAAGGAGGAACCAGGCAATCCGAAGCAGCTCAGGAGGTCCATGTCATTCTCATCCCCGGCCACAAACAGTTGCTTGGACGAACGATGCTTTAGCTTCTCTGGTGATGTTCCATGCTCATTGTATGATGAATCCGATACATCTCAGCATCCCAGAGATGTCGT TCCCAACATGTGGTCACCAGAAAGAAATCCAGTATTAAGAGAATATGCAATAAAGATCCCGAAAGAACATTCTGCCATGGAAAATGATTCTCCATGTTCAAGATGTCCATGCTCAGCAGGGCACTCTCCTGTTAGCTCTCCCGTTGCTCTCCGATGCAGGCCAGCAAGAGTAAGCAATTTATTAAACAAGAATGAAGTACTAGATCGATACATTGATAGAGTGCATGAAGAtgcaacagtaaatgataaacAGAAGAAGTACGCCTCTGCCACAGCTATGGTTTCTAATTTGGGAAGGCCACCTCGACCCCAATCAATAGTACCATCTATACCAAAGCCAACGAAAGATACTACAGAGAGCTACCTGGATGTGGACCTAAAAGATGCCTGCCTTCCGCAAATTGCTCAAGAGGATACAGGGGATACCTGTAAGATTACAGTTATGTGCAATGTAGGTAGAAATCAGTTAACCATGTCAGATGCTTTTGAGGGAGAAAGTGCTACTTCTGTTGAAGATATTTATGAAGATTTGAAAGATGCGAGACCTCCAAGTGTTATTTGTCCCTCAACTTCTCCTAGTTCAG GGGAGGAAGAAACTGATGACAGGTTGCTTCAAAGAGCTAAAGAAGTTGAGTCAAGGTTTATTGTTCCCTGTGGAGGAGAATATGAATTCAGCATGCTCAGAGATAAGCGAATGAGCTCAAATGACATGTTTCAATTGATCCAGCAATTGGCAGAAGATAGGAAACAGTTAGCACATGAACTGTCTTCACAGATCAAGGCACGTGTTGCGGAAAGATTTTCTGCCAAAGAGCAATAcaagcaatcaaagaaagagttAGATACCAGAACTAGGAGGCTGGAGAAGGAAAAGAATGAAATACAAACTACACTTGAGAGAGAGATGGACAGAAGGTCACATGATTGGTCTGTCAGATTTTCAAGATTTCAATCTGAAGAAGAGAGGCTACATGAACGGGTGAGAGAACTTGCAGAGCAAAATGTCTCATTTCAGAGAGAAGTCACTTTTCTAGAAGCAAATAAGGCTGAAGCTTCAACTAAAGCTGCAAGTTTGGAAATGCAAAACAGCAAACTAAATGGTGATCTAGAGAAACTCAGAATGGAGCATGAGAAGCTCCATAATTCCTCAGTAGATTTGAATGCTCGTTTTGCTGAGGTCGTGGAGGAAAGGGACCACATCTGGGAATACCTCAAGGACAAGGAGGGAGAGAACAAAGCATTGCACAAAGTGATTGCAAGACTACAAACAATATGCAATGAACAGGAAAGGACAATTACGGGCCTGAGACAAGGATGTGCAGCTGAATTAGATAAGAAATCTGTTGAGTGCGCCAGTGATAAAACAAGGAAATTGCAAATGGAACTTATTAGACTAACAGGTGTGGAGCAAAAGTTGAGAGGCGAAAATCGATCTTGTCATCTTGAAGTAGAGTCCCTCAGACAAGAGACTATTGCACTCCTAAATCGTATGCAAGGTGCCGGAAATGGAGCAACCTTCTGCTCAATTCGCCTTGACCAAGAGCTTCAGGCTAGAGTGGACAGCTTACAGATACAAGGCTTGTCATTGCTTGATAAGATTAGCCAACTTTGCACCAAATTGTTGGATTTGATCAAACGCAAGAAACTTGAAAATGAATCTTTCAGTGGCAATGATGTGTTAACAGTCAGCGATTACACCTTTGAGTACCAGAGCATCAAAGGAGGAATTGAAAATCTGAAGCGAAGTTTGAACACAATCAATTCTGTACTAAATGAAAAGCTAAATGTACAAGAACAATCTGGTGAGATTGCAGCTGGAAGTAGTCCTTCCAGGGAGCAAACA GATGATTTTGAACTCAAGCTGAAAGAAGAGGCTATGCTGAGCAGAGTACTAAAGGAGGCAGTCTTGTCAAAGGAGCTTGACATTGAACGATTGGAAGCGGATCTAGCATCTTCACTTCGTATCCAAGATGTTTTGAGAaacgagatccagagagttcAGGACAAACTTTCTTGCATCACCCACAAGGCTAAGCAGCTAGAGCTTCAG GTATCCAAGAAGGATCAAGTGATGAATGAGATTCAACAAGATTTCCAAGAATCTGCAAAGGAGCTTGCTGCTCTCCGCGGGACACTAAAAACAGTGACCGAGGAGAGGGACCTGTCGTGGCAGGAAGCAAAGCAGCTGAGAAGAAGCATCAGCATCATGCAGAATGAGGTGGTgtcactgaagaagaagatcgaAGCCCTAGACGAAGACATACTTGTCAAGGAGGGGCAGATCACAATACTGCAGGATAGCATCGACAAGCCATTCGACATCATCTGCAGCCCCAGGTCGATGAGGGAGTTTGACATGGAGTGA
- the LOC120694912 gene encoding ABSCISIC ACID-INSENSITIVE 5-like protein 3 isoform X1: MGVQTMSSHGDDGRRGLPRQGSVYNLTLTEVETRLGEPLRSMNLDDLLRTVLPAAPATEPAPKKTVDEVWRDIQSASGARQPAMGEMTLEDFLSRAGVTVDAGPHWLHQHQHQHQYVVPLGSPAVDGVGVFLSQVAGRKRGAAAAADGDGVVEERTVERRQKRMIKNRESAARSRARKQAYTNELENKVARLEEENQRLRKLKMLPPLEPPPEHEQRPVPQPEHERRPVTQPEEAKQPLRRRNSATF; the protein is encoded by the exons ATGGGAGTTCAGACAATGTCGTCCCACggcgacgacggccgccgcggcctcccgcGGCAGGGCTCGGTGTACAACCTCACGCTGACCGAGGTGGAGACCCGGCTGGGCGAGCCGCTGCGGAGCATGAACCTCGACGACCTCCTGCGCACCGTGCTGCCTGCCGCCCCAGCCACCGAGCCGGCGCCCAAGAAGACGGTCGACGAGGTGTGGCGCGACATCCAGAGCGCCAGCGGCGCCCGGCAGCCGGCCATGGGCGAGATGACGCTGGAGGACTTCCTCTCCCGCGCCGGCGTCACCGTCGACGCCGGACCGCATTGGCtacaccagcaccagcaccagcaccagtaCGTGGTGCCGCTCGGGTCCCCGGCGGTGGACGGCGTCGGGGTTTTCCTATCGCAGGTGGCCGGCCGgaagcgcggcgcggcggcggcggcggacggggacGGCGTGGTGGAGGAGAGGacggtggagcggcggcagaAGCGCATGATCAAGAACCGCGAATCCGCGGCGAGGTCCCGGGCCAGGAAGCAG GCATACACCAACGAGCTGGAGAACAAGGTCGCCCGGCTGGAGGAGGAGAACCAGCGTCTCAGGAAGCTCAAG ATGCTGCCACCGCTGGAGCCGCCACCAGAGCATGAGCAGCGGCCGGTGCCCCAGCCGGAGCATGAGCGGCGGCCGGTGACCCAGCCGGAGGAGGCGAAGCAGCCGCTCCGGCGAAGGAATTCAGCCACCTTCTGA
- the LOC120694912 gene encoding ABSCISIC ACID-INSENSITIVE 5-like protein 3 isoform X2 yields the protein MGVQTMSSHGDDGRRGLPRQGSVYNLTLTEVETRLGEPLRSMNLDDLLRTVLPAAPATEPAPKKTVDEVWRDIQSASGARQPAMGEMTLEDFLSRAGVTVDAGPHWLHQHQHQHQYVVPLGSPAVDGVGVFLSQVAGRKRGAAAAADGDGVVEERTVERRQKRMIKNRESAARSRARKQAYTNELENKVARLEEENQRLRKLKGSRQ from the exons ATGGGAGTTCAGACAATGTCGTCCCACggcgacgacggccgccgcggcctcccgcGGCAGGGCTCGGTGTACAACCTCACGCTGACCGAGGTGGAGACCCGGCTGGGCGAGCCGCTGCGGAGCATGAACCTCGACGACCTCCTGCGCACCGTGCTGCCTGCCGCCCCAGCCACCGAGCCGGCGCCCAAGAAGACGGTCGACGAGGTGTGGCGCGACATCCAGAGCGCCAGCGGCGCCCGGCAGCCGGCCATGGGCGAGATGACGCTGGAGGACTTCCTCTCCCGCGCCGGCGTCACCGTCGACGCCGGACCGCATTGGCtacaccagcaccagcaccagcaccagtaCGTGGTGCCGCTCGGGTCCCCGGCGGTGGACGGCGTCGGGGTTTTCCTATCGCAGGTGGCCGGCCGgaagcgcggcgcggcggcggcggcggacggggacGGCGTGGTGGAGGAGAGGacggtggagcggcggcagaAGCGCATGATCAAGAACCGCGAATCCGCGGCGAGGTCCCGGGCCAGGAAGCAG GCATACACCAACGAGCTGGAGAACAAGGTCGCCCGGCTGGAGGAGGAGAACCAGCGTCTCAGGAAGCTCAAG GGCAGCAGGCAATGA